In Campylobacter vicugnae, a genomic segment contains:
- the ppa gene encoding inorganic diphosphatase produces MDISKIKAGSNPDKLNAVIEIPYGSNIKYEIDKDSGAVVVDRVLYSAMFYPANYGFVPSTLADDGDPADILVLNEYPLQAGSVIPCRLIGVLVMEDESGMDEKLLAVPVSKIDPRYEDIKSIDDLPKATLDKIKNFFETYKMLEPNKWVKVKGFEDASKAEAILDAAIKAYK; encoded by the coding sequence ATGGATATAAGCAAAATCAAAGCTGGTAGTAATCCAGATAAACTAAATGCAGTAATTGAGATCCCATACGGATCAAATATTAAATATGAAATTGATAAAGATAGTGGTGCAGTAGTAGTAGATCGCGTACTATACTCTGCAATGTTCTATCCAGCTAACTATGGCTTTGTCCCATCAACTCTAGCCGATGATGGCGATCCAGCTGATATTTTAGTTCTTAATGAGTATCCACTTCAAGCTGGTAGTGTGATACCTTGCCGTTTAATCGGTGTTTTAGTTATGGAAGATGAGAGCGGTATGGATGAGAAACTTCTAGCTGTGCCAGTAAGCAAAATCGATCCTAGATATGAAGATATCAAAAGCATAGATGACTTACCAAAAGCTACTCTTGATAAGATCAAAAATTTCTTTGAAACATATAAAATGCTTGAGCCTAATAAATGGGTAAAAGTAAAAGGCTTTGAAGATGCTAGCAAAGCTGAGGCTATCTTAGACGCTGCTATAAAAGCTTATAAATAA
- the ybeY gene encoding rRNA maturation RNase YbeY, with protein sequence MIICEDNYPQILDIIAQKLTNADIELLLVDSQTMHQINLKERKIDKTTDVLSFPLHYIPHFPIGSIVINTDLAMTKANELGHTIDEEIALLFTHGLLHILGYDHENDDGQMRRKEIEILNELNLPDSLIVRTLDE encoded by the coding sequence ATGATAATCTGCGAAGATAACTATCCTCAAATTCTAGATATAATCGCACAAAAGCTCACAAATGCTGATATAGAACTGCTACTAGTAGATTCTCAAACTATGCACCAAATCAATCTAAAAGAGCGCAAAATAGACAAAACCACAGATGTGTTAAGCTTTCCATTGCACTATATACCACACTTTCCAATTGGCTCAATAGTTATAAATACAGACCTAGCAATGACTAAAGCTAATGAATTAGGACACACAATAGATGAAGAGATAGCTCTACTTTTTACTCACGGATTGCTACATATTCTTGGATATGATCATGAAAACGATGATGGACAGATGAGAAGAAAAGAGATTGAAATTTTAAATGAACTAAATTTACCAGATAGTCTAATAGTAAGAACATTAGATGAGTAG